A genomic segment from Acidobacteriota bacterium encodes:
- a CDS encoding methylmalonyl-CoA mutase — MTRPFARPEDVRRPFEPGDLEPGLFPFTRGVQPTMYRDRLWTMRQYAGYGSAAESNGRFRFLLAQGVTGLSVAFDLPTQMGFDPDHPLAAGEVGRVGVSIASLDDMAALFEAVPLDGVSVSMTINATAAILLACYVALARRRNVPPARLAGTIQNDVLKEYIARGTYIYPPRRALQLVTDVMAWCDRELPQWHPISISGYHMREAGATAAQEVAFTLANGVTYVEAARDAGLDLDRIGARLSFFFAAHNDFLEEIAKFRAARRLWAHLMRDRFGVSNDRACQLRFHTQTAGSTLTAQQPDNNVVRVALQALAAVLGGTQSLHCNSRDEALGLPSEAAATLALRTQQIIAHETGVAAAADPLGGAWEIERRTEAIETQARALIAEIDASGGTVAAVERGHVQRSIQEAAYRDQQTVDSAARVVVGVNRFQEERPVIQPFRVDPEVERRQIAAVRALRAQRGAAAWQSALDALASAARDGVNVMPFILGAVEAHATVGEIADVLRGVFGEYRDPHA, encoded by the coding sequence ATGACTCGCCCGTTCGCGCGGCCGGAAGACGTGAGGCGTCCGTTCGAGCCCGGAGACCTGGAGCCCGGCCTCTTCCCGTTCACGCGGGGCGTCCAGCCGACCATGTATCGCGATCGGCTCTGGACGATGCGGCAGTACGCCGGCTACGGGAGCGCAGCGGAGTCGAACGGCCGATTTCGCTTTCTGCTGGCCCAGGGCGTCACCGGCCTCAGCGTCGCGTTCGACCTGCCCACGCAGATGGGCTTCGACCCCGACCATCCGCTCGCGGCCGGAGAAGTGGGACGCGTGGGCGTGTCGATCGCCTCGCTCGACGACATGGCGGCCCTCTTCGAGGCCGTGCCGCTCGACGGCGTTTCGGTGTCGATGACGATCAACGCCACCGCCGCCATCCTGCTCGCCTGCTACGTGGCGCTGGCCAGGCGCCGGAACGTGCCGCCCGCGCGGCTGGCCGGCACGATCCAGAACGACGTCCTGAAGGAGTACATCGCGCGAGGCACCTACATCTACCCTCCGCGCCGCGCACTCCAGCTCGTCACCGACGTCATGGCGTGGTGCGATCGCGAGCTGCCGCAGTGGCATCCCATCTCGATCAGCGGTTACCACATGCGTGAGGCGGGCGCGACCGCCGCGCAGGAGGTCGCCTTCACGCTGGCCAACGGCGTCACCTACGTGGAGGCTGCCCGCGACGCCGGTCTCGATCTCGACCGCATCGGCGCGCGCCTCTCGTTCTTCTTCGCCGCGCACAACGACTTCCTCGAGGAGATCGCGAAGTTCAGGGCGGCGCGGCGGCTCTGGGCGCATCTCATGCGCGATCGCTTCGGCGTCTCGAACGACCGCGCCTGCCAGCTCCGCTTCCACACGCAGACCGCGGGCAGCACCCTCACCGCCCAGCAGCCGGACAACAACGTCGTCCGCGTCGCGCTCCAGGCGCTCGCGGCCGTGCTGGGCGGCACGCAGTCGCTCCACTGCAACAGCCGCGACGAAGCGCTGGGGCTGCCGAGCGAGGCCGCCGCCACGCTGGCCCTCCGGACGCAGCAGATTATCGCGCACGAGACCGGCGTCGCGGCGGCGGCCGATCCTTTGGGCGGCGCGTGGGAGATCGAGCGGCGAACCGAGGCGATCGAGACGCAGGCTCGCGCGTTGATCGCCGAGATCGACGCGTCGGGCGGCACGGTGGCCGCCGTCGAACGCGGGCACGTCCAGCGTTCGATTCAGGAAGCGGCTTACCGTGACCAGCAGACCGTCGACTCGGCCGCCAGGGTCGTCGTCGGCGTGAACCGGTTTCAGGAAGAGAGACCCGTGATTCAGCCGTTTCGCGTGGACCCCGAGGTCGAACGCCGCCAGATTGCAGCGGTCCGGGCGCTGCGTGCTCAGCGCGGTGCCGCGGCGTGGCAGTCGGCCCTCGACGCGCTCGCCAGCGCGGCGCGCGACGGCGTCAACGTGATGCCGTTCATCCTGGGCGCGGTGGAGGCGCATGCGACGGTCGGCGAGATCGCCGACGTCCTTCGCGGGGTGTTCGGCGA
- the gpmA gene encoding 2,3-diphosphoglycerate-dependent phosphoglycerate mutase, producing the protein MYTLVLLRHGESTWNKDNRFTGWTDVDLSERGLVEAREAGVLLRDSGYSFDVAFTSVLKRAIRTCWIVLDELDLLWLPVERHWRLNERHYGALQGLNKAETAAKHGEEQVKIWRRSYDIPPPALDVDDPRHPRFDRRYAGLSSGELPATESLEDTVARVVPYWTGTLAPEIQRGRRVLIAAHGNSLRALVKYLDGMSDEEIVELNIPTGIPLVYELDASLEPIEHYYLGDPEAAARAAAAVAQQAKASGR; encoded by the coding sequence ATGTACACGCTCGTTCTGCTCCGTCACGGCGAAAGCACCTGGAACAAGGACAACCGGTTCACGGGATGGACCGACGTCGATCTCAGCGAGCGCGGGCTCGTCGAGGCCCGTGAGGCCGGCGTGCTGCTGCGCGACTCGGGGTACTCCTTCGACGTCGCGTTCACGTCCGTGTTGAAGCGGGCGATTCGCACCTGCTGGATCGTGCTCGACGAGCTGGACCTGCTCTGGCTTCCGGTCGAGCGCCACTGGCGTCTGAACGAGCGCCATTACGGGGCGCTCCAGGGGCTGAACAAAGCCGAGACCGCCGCCAAGCACGGCGAGGAGCAGGTGAAGATCTGGCGCCGGAGCTACGACATCCCGCCGCCGGCTCTGGACGTCGACGACCCGCGCCACCCGCGGTTCGACCGCCGGTACGCCGGGCTCTCGAGCGGCGAGCTGCCCGCCACCGAGTCGCTGGAGGACACCGTCGCGCGCGTCGTCCCGTACTGGACCGGCACGTTGGCGCCCGAGATCCAGCGCGGCCGGCGGGTGCTGATCGCGGCGCACGGCAACAGCCTTCGCGCGCTCGTGAAGTATCTGGATGGCATGTCGGACGAGGAGATCGTCGAGCTGAACATCCCGACGGGGATTCCGCTCGTCTACGAGCTCGACGCGTCGCTCGAGCCGATCGAGCACTACTACCTGGGCGATCCGGAGGCCGCCGCGCGGGCGGCGGCAGCGGTCGCTCAGCAGGCCAAGGCGTCCGGCCGCTAA
- a CDS encoding carboxypeptidase regulatory-like domain-containing protein: MSACLLRSLALIALLGVPLPLDAQSFAGALRRHDADAPGHLLGAVLDERGAAIVGASVLVVGTTVAATLTDRHGRFSVALPAGRYLIRAVRDGYVPAIRGVIRIGSDGPVERQITLVKEDANDMEAETNQSEIAWRLRHLPRTVLRDVGHGIAEATEHAAAEEEPRRAAVGVSAAGPFDAVRAMLDDGPLTGQLSLFTTTPVWLEGVGVDRMTWPGGSADLTIGAPLGVLGDWQVRGAMSSGTSAFWRVLGEYRAREGRKHGLHVVAAYGSQPAAWAADGALRDMQPPPHTTASIRVSDRWTARPWLELRHAVRIDRDDTLAAPALLSPEVGVRAALFPRTFVSVGAAQTETGPGTGALLPEASGRPWIPSSPPSASAVGWRASLPPQRVRTSRVGLERELTRRGRVSGAVEWFTQSIQDQTGIVFGAATTTTGEYDAVSVGDAQVSGWRARFSSAPHDGLLATIELAVADAQWTAGAVRANSHGLARQGSDRVGDVRTSVRWTAPRTSTFIQFTHRLSRVRPASAGTAALRRQRVALEVQQRAPFQPLPAGIVSFFVDLRTAFHDGDPASLYDEVLIVRNPARMTGGLQVQF; encoded by the coding sequence ATGTCTGCCTGTCTGCTGAGGTCGCTTGCGCTCATCGCCCTCCTGGGCGTGCCGCTTCCCCTCGATGCGCAGTCGTTCGCCGGTGCGCTCCGTCGACACGACGCGGACGCGCCGGGCCACCTGCTCGGCGCGGTGCTCGACGAGCGCGGCGCCGCCATCGTCGGTGCGAGCGTGCTCGTCGTCGGGACGACCGTGGCCGCCACGCTCACGGACCGTCACGGCCGGTTCAGCGTCGCGCTGCCCGCCGGACGCTATCTCATCCGGGCGGTTCGCGATGGCTACGTGCCCGCGATTCGGGGCGTCATCCGTATCGGTTCGGATGGTCCGGTCGAACGCCAGATCACGCTGGTCAAGGAAGACGCGAACGACATGGAAGCGGAGACGAACCAGAGCGAGATCGCCTGGCGCCTCCGCCACCTGCCGCGCACCGTCCTTCGCGACGTCGGCCACGGCATCGCCGAGGCGACCGAGCACGCGGCGGCCGAGGAGGAGCCGCGCCGAGCCGCTGTCGGGGTGTCCGCCGCAGGCCCGTTCGACGCCGTCAGGGCGATGCTGGACGATGGGCCGCTGACCGGACAGTTGAGCCTCTTCACCACGACGCCCGTGTGGCTCGAGGGCGTGGGCGTCGATCGGATGACGTGGCCGGGCGGCAGCGCGGATCTGACGATCGGCGCGCCGCTTGGCGTGTTGGGCGACTGGCAGGTCAGGGGCGCGATGTCGTCCGGCACGTCGGCGTTCTGGCGCGTGCTGGGAGAGTACCGGGCCCGGGAAGGCCGGAAGCACGGGCTCCACGTCGTCGCCGCCTATGGCAGCCAGCCTGCGGCGTGGGCGGCCGACGGCGCACTCCGGGACATGCAGCCGCCGCCACACACGACCGCGTCGATCCGCGTGTCGGATCGCTGGACGGCCCGACCCTGGCTGGAACTGCGGCACGCCGTGCGCATCGATCGCGACGACACGCTGGCTGCGCCGGCGCTGCTCAGCCCGGAAGTGGGCGTCCGCGCCGCCCTCTTCCCCCGGACCTTCGTGTCGGTCGGCGCGGCGCAGACCGAGACCGGCCCAGGGACGGGCGCGCTCCTGCCCGAGGCCAGCGGGCGCCCGTGGATCCCCTCGTCGCCGCCGTCCGCGTCTGCCGTTGGCTGGAGGGCGAGCCTGCCGCCGCAGCGCGTGCGGACATCGCGAGTCGGGCTCGAGCGAGAGCTCACTCGACGTGGGCGCGTCTCGGGAGCCGTCGAGTGGTTCACGCAGTCGATCCAGGATCAAACCGGGATCGTGTTCGGTGCGGCCACGACCACGACGGGCGAGTACGACGCCGTGTCGGTCGGCGACGCCCAGGTTTCGGGCTGGCGCGCCCGGTTCTCCAGCGCTCCCCATGACGGCCTGCTGGCGACGATCGAGCTGGCCGTCGCGGACGCGCAATGGACCGCGGGTGCTGTCCGCGCCAATTCCCACGGCCTGGCCCGGCAAGGCTCGGATCGAGTCGGCGACGTCAGGACGTCGGTGCGCTGGACGGCACCCCGGACCTCCACGTTCATCCAGTTCACGCATCGGCTCAGCCGCGTGCGGCCGGCGAGTGCGGGAACCGCGGCCCTCCGGCGCCAGCGAGTCGCGCTGGAGGTTCAGCAACGCGCGCCGTTTCAGCCGCTTCCGGCCGGGATCGTCAGCTTCTTCGTCGATCTCCGGACGGCCTTCCACGACGGCGACCCGGCCTCGTTGTACGACGAGGTGCTGATCGTTCGGAACCCTGCGCGCATGACGGGCGGCTTGCAGGTCCAGTTCTGA
- a CDS encoding GAF domain-containing protein, with protein MSLSSLLRPFVRVGLPVAVAVVLVCLAVVNIALIKTWNGDAEDGVLWRQSAQGVAAVEIAPSMAGARAGIEPDDLLVSIDDEEIETPAEARRVVRSAPAGRPLSYRMRRAGVDRILQVVPRPVPGVARGLYYSLALVGILALAIGTSVRLRRPHDQATLHFFWLGVAFFGVLSFSPSGRYDRLDYFFEWADAVARLVLPPLFFHFALVFPERPHSWIRTAVGRRSWPVIYLPALALGVQRILILTNRSGVASPLAALERIERLAYVYLAVCLLGGLLLMVRALTRLRSVTARRQLRWIVWGSAVGAVPFVTVYILPLLLGEVPPYAPYTAVLLGGIPLAFASALVRYRLMDIEVLVKKGLAGAAVVLVLAGIYSGTLRFVGLVLGASNESGSFWALFATLIVALVAPGLRRAIQSGLDRLYYRDRYDYRRALVNFARELNSDLDLDRLSTRLVDRIRDTLGVDRMALFLHRGDGGYTATAAAGADAALVPRIDPASALAARLRAGQLSAVDDPVPARRLTGDEAAPWRDAGLYHFVPCVSNESAIGAIAAGRRPRGEPLNSEDMTLLAAVAAQAATALENARLYHQLSGKAEEIERLRQFSDSVIESLTDGIVVVDMQDRVLRWNKRMEALLGLPRQQAIGQRFETLFSPAFADALIGARRESPSGTTLFRVPIEARRDRTHLLLNAAICPFRTADAGQAGWIIVLEDITARANLEEQLQLSEKMAAIGLLAAGVAHEVNTPLTGISSFTQMLLEQADPADPRTGLLEKIEQQTFRAAKIVSSLLNLARPAGGETGPVDVNATLTDVLALLEHQFKVSKIQVRRQLWAEPLIVRGIEYKLQQVFLNLFLNARDAMSKGGWLSVTSSVQQHDVVVEVADTGVGIPAEHLSRIYDPFFTTKAEGRGIGLGLSVTYGIVQEHGGTLTCESDLHKGTLFRLVLPLIDRTRTEAAGAR; from the coding sequence ATGTCGCTGTCCAGTCTGTTGCGGCCGTTCGTGCGCGTCGGTCTGCCGGTGGCCGTGGCCGTCGTCCTCGTCTGCCTGGCGGTGGTCAACATCGCGCTCATCAAGACCTGGAACGGCGACGCCGAGGACGGCGTGCTGTGGCGGCAGTCGGCGCAGGGCGTCGCGGCCGTCGAGATCGCGCCGTCGATGGCCGGTGCGCGCGCGGGGATCGAGCCGGACGACCTGCTGGTCTCGATCGATGACGAAGAGATCGAGACGCCTGCCGAGGCGCGGCGCGTCGTGCGGAGTGCGCCGGCCGGGCGCCCGCTCTCGTACCGCATGCGACGTGCCGGCGTCGATCGCATCCTGCAAGTGGTTCCTCGTCCCGTGCCCGGGGTCGCCCGAGGCCTGTACTACTCGCTCGCGCTCGTCGGCATCCTCGCGCTCGCCATCGGTACCTCGGTGCGGCTGCGACGGCCCCACGATCAGGCGACGCTTCACTTCTTCTGGCTCGGCGTCGCCTTCTTCGGTGTGCTCTCGTTCTCGCCCAGCGGCCGATACGATCGCCTCGACTACTTCTTCGAGTGGGCGGATGCCGTGGCCCGTCTGGTCTTGCCGCCGCTCTTCTTCCACTTCGCGCTGGTCTTTCCCGAGCGCCCGCATTCCTGGATCCGCACTGCCGTCGGCCGGCGATCCTGGCCGGTGATCTACCTGCCGGCGCTGGCGCTCGGCGTCCAGCGGATTCTCATTCTGACGAACCGATCCGGCGTGGCCTCGCCGCTCGCAGCGCTCGAGCGGATCGAACGGCTGGCCTACGTGTATCTCGCGGTCTGCCTGCTCGGCGGATTGCTGCTCATGGTGCGAGCGCTGACGAGGCTCCGCTCGGTGACGGCGCGTCGTCAGCTTCGCTGGATCGTGTGGGGTTCGGCGGTCGGGGCGGTGCCGTTCGTGACCGTGTACATCCTGCCGCTCCTCCTGGGCGAGGTGCCGCCGTACGCGCCCTACACCGCGGTGCTGCTCGGCGGCATTCCGCTCGCCTTCGCGTCGGCGCTCGTCCGCTACCGTTTGATGGACATCGAAGTGCTCGTCAAGAAGGGCCTGGCGGGCGCGGCGGTCGTGCTCGTGCTGGCGGGCATCTACAGCGGCACGCTGCGCTTCGTCGGGCTGGTGCTCGGCGCCAGCAACGAGAGCGGCAGCTTCTGGGCGCTGTTCGCGACGCTCATCGTCGCGCTGGTCGCGCCGGGGCTCCGCCGCGCCATCCAGTCCGGGCTCGACCGCCTGTACTACCGCGATCGCTACGATTACCGCCGCGCGCTCGTCAACTTCGCGCGCGAGCTGAACAGCGATCTCGATCTGGATCGGCTCAGCACGCGGCTCGTCGACCGCATACGCGACACGCTCGGCGTCGATCGGATGGCGCTCTTCCTCCACCGCGGCGATGGCGGCTACACGGCAACGGCAGCGGCGGGCGCCGACGCGGCGCTCGTGCCGCGGATCGACCCGGCCTCTGCGCTGGCCGCGCGGCTGCGCGCCGGACAGCTCTCGGCGGTGGACGATCCGGTGCCTGCGCGGCGGCTGACGGGCGACGAGGCGGCACCCTGGCGCGACGCGGGGTTGTATCACTTCGTACCGTGCGTCTCGAACGAGTCGGCCATCGGCGCGATTGCGGCCGGCCGCCGCCCGCGCGGCGAGCCGCTCAACAGCGAGGACATGACGCTGCTCGCGGCGGTCGCGGCGCAGGCCGCCACCGCGCTCGAGAACGCGCGCCTCTATCACCAGCTCAGCGGCAAGGCGGAGGAGATCGAGCGGCTGCGCCAGTTCAGCGACAGCGTTATCGAATCGCTGACCGACGGGATCGTCGTCGTCGACATGCAGGACCGCGTGTTGCGCTGGAACAAGCGCATGGAGGCCTTGCTGGGCCTGCCGCGGCAGCAGGCCATCGGCCAGCGCTTCGAGACGTTGTTCAGCCCCGCGTTCGCGGATGCGCTGATCGGTGCGCGTCGCGAGTCGCCGTCCGGCACCACGCTGTTCCGCGTGCCGATCGAGGCGCGGCGCGATCGCACGCACCTGCTCCTGAACGCCGCGATCTGTCCCTTCCGCACCGCCGACGCGGGCCAGGCAGGCTGGATCATCGTGCTCGAGGACATCACCGCGCGGGCCAACCTCGAGGAGCAACTGCAGCTTTCCGAGAAGATGGCCGCCATCGGGCTGCTCGCCGCCGGCGTCGCCCACGAAGTGAACACGCCGCTCACCGGCATCTCCAGCTTCACGCAGATGCTGTTGGAGCAGGCGGACCCGGCCGATCCGCGCACCGGGCTCCTCGAGAAGATCGAGCAGCAGACGTTCCGCGCGGCGAAGATCGTGAGCAGCCTGCTGAACCTCGCGCGTCCGGCTGGAGGCGAGACCGGCCCGGTGGACGTGAATGCGACGCTGACCGACGTCCTGGCGCTGCTGGAGCACCAGTTCAAGGTCAGCAAGATCCAGGTTCGGCGGCAGCTCTGGGCTGAGCCGCTCATCGTCCGCGGCATCGAGTACAAGCTGCAGCAGGTGTTCCTCAACCTCTTCCTCAACGCACGTGACGCGATGTCCAAAGGCGGCTGGCTCTCGGTGACCTCCTCGGTGCAGCAGCACGACGTCGTGGTCGAGGTCGCCGACACGGGCGTGGGGATTCCGGCCGAGCACCTGTCGCGCATCTACGATCCCTTCTTCACGACGAAGGCGGAAGGCCGGGGCATCGGCCTCGGGCTATCGGTGACCTATGGCATCGTGCAGGAGCATGGCGGCACCCTGACCTGCGAGAGCGATCTCCACAAGGGCACGCTGTTCCGGCTGGTGCTGCCGCTCATCGATCGAACCAGGACGGAGGCGGCCGGTGCGCGTTGA
- the eno gene encoding phosphopyruvate hydratase — protein sequence MNIRSIQAREILDSRGNPTVEVEVVLESGVTGRAAVPSGASTGTREALELRDGDKHRYGGKGVLKAVGHVNDEVAGALAGMPADPRAVDERLLALDGTPNLARLGANAVLGVSMATAHAAAAAAGEPLYEYLATLVPPAARASGPLLPVPMMNILNGGAHADTNVDFQEFMVMPAGLPSFSEALRAGVETFHALRGLLKKRGLATGVGDEGGFAPSLSSNREAVELVLEAIHAAGYTPGQDMFVALDVASSEFFDEHAKHYVLEKSGEGTKSSLDMIEMYKDWVRQYPIISIEDGLAEGDWPGWQRLTAELGSKVQLVGDDVFVTNPAILRQGIEQRVGNALLVKLNQIGTVSQTLSAVEMARQAGYASVISHRSGETEDTTIADLAVATCAGQIKTGSASRADRTAKYNQLLRIESALGAAARYAGRGAVKQLA from the coding sequence GTGAACATCCGAAGCATTCAGGCCCGCGAGATCCTCGACTCGCGTGGCAATCCGACCGTTGAAGTCGAGGTGGTTCTCGAATCGGGCGTGACAGGCCGCGCCGCGGTGCCGTCGGGCGCGTCGACCGGCACGCGCGAGGCGCTCGAGCTGCGCGACGGCGACAAGCATCGGTACGGCGGCAAGGGGGTGCTCAAAGCGGTCGGCCACGTGAACGACGAGGTCGCCGGCGCGCTCGCCGGCATGCCGGCGGATCCGCGCGCCGTGGACGAGCGCCTGCTCGCGCTCGACGGCACGCCGAACCTCGCCCGTCTCGGGGCGAACGCCGTGCTGGGCGTCTCGATGGCCACGGCCCACGCGGCCGCGGCCGCCGCCGGCGAGCCGCTCTACGAGTATCTGGCGACGCTCGTCCCGCCCGCCGCGCGAGCGTCCGGCCCGCTGCTGCCGGTGCCGATGATGAACATCCTGAACGGCGGCGCTCACGCCGACACGAACGTCGACTTCCAGGAGTTCATGGTCATGCCGGCCGGTCTTCCGAGCTTCTCGGAAGCGCTCCGTGCCGGCGTCGAAACCTTCCATGCGCTTCGTGGGCTGCTGAAGAAGCGCGGCCTGGCGACCGGCGTCGGCGACGAAGGCGGCTTCGCGCCCAGCCTCTCCTCGAACCGCGAAGCCGTCGAGCTGGTGCTGGAAGCCATCCACGCCGCCGGCTACACGCCCGGCCAGGACATGTTCGTCGCGCTCGACGTCGCGTCGAGCGAGTTCTTCGACGAACACGCCAAGCACTACGTCCTCGAGAAGTCAGGGGAGGGCACGAAGTCCAGCCTCGACATGATCGAGATGTACAAGGACTGGGTACGGCAGTACCCCATCATCTCGATCGAAGACGGCCTCGCGGAAGGCGACTGGCCCGGCTGGCAGCGGCTCACGGCCGAGCTCGGCTCGAAGGTGCAGCTCGTCGGCGACGACGTGTTCGTGACGAATCCGGCGATCCTGCGACAGGGCATCGAGCAGCGGGTCGGCAACGCGCTGCTCGTCAAGCTGAACCAGATCGGCACCGTCTCGCAGACGCTCTCCGCCGTCGAAATGGCGCGCCAGGCCGGCTATGCCAGCGTCATCTCCCACCGGTCGGGTGAGACGGAAGACACGACGATTGCCGATCTCGCCGTCGCGACGTGCGCCGGCCAGATCAAGACCGGGTCGGCGAGCCGGGCCGACCGCACGGCCAAGTACAACCAACTGCTGCGCATCGAATCGGCCTTGGGCGCCGCCGCCCGCTACGCCGGCCGGGGCGCGGTCAAACAGCTCGCCTAG
- a CDS encoding sigma-54-dependent Fis family transcriptional regulator, translating to MRVDPARSGAEQPGTILIIDDEEIIREALEALLTGEGYDVVKAATAAEGMEQLGNHPVDAVLLDLMLPDKNGLEVLDDIRRVDEDLPVIMITAFGTIESAVAATKQGAFYYFTKPFKNDEVLAVLRNAAERRRLVLENRELRSRLRSDTHRFDEIIGGSARIRAVYDLIARAAPSRATVLIQGESGTGKELVAHALHRRSARADKPFVTVNSGNLPPDLLESNLFGHVKGAFTGAVYPKKGLFEVADKGTIFFDEIGNIPLDTQAKLLRVIQQREFMRLGGVDTIKVDVRIIAATNVDLRSMVEAGDFREDLFYRLNVIFIQLPPLRDRKDDIPLLVQHFLEKFVEESRKPPLVVTPEAMDRLMAYDWPGNVRELENVIERAVVLCGDREIGPDLIPDHVSASPARGVPEVVIPAEGIHFREVIIGHERRYIEAALEAAGGVQKKAAELLHIKATTLNEMMKRYDIRPRRKRGAGDGDEPAGEGAEDP from the coding sequence GTGCGCGTTGACCCTGCCCGGTCCGGCGCAGAACAGCCGGGCACGATTCTCATCATCGACGACGAGGAGATCATCCGCGAGGCGCTCGAAGCGCTGCTGACGGGCGAGGGGTACGACGTCGTGAAGGCGGCGACGGCGGCCGAAGGGATGGAGCAGCTCGGGAACCACCCGGTCGACGCCGTCCTGCTCGACCTGATGCTGCCCGACAAGAACGGGCTCGAGGTGCTCGACGACATCCGGCGCGTCGACGAGGACCTGCCGGTGATCATGATCACGGCGTTCGGCACGATCGAGAGCGCGGTGGCGGCGACGAAGCAGGGCGCCTTCTACTACTTCACCAAGCCGTTCAAGAACGACGAAGTGCTCGCCGTCCTGCGCAACGCTGCGGAGCGGCGGCGGCTCGTGCTGGAGAACCGCGAGCTGCGCAGCCGGCTGCGGTCCGACACGCACCGCTTCGACGAGATCATCGGCGGCAGCGCCCGCATTCGCGCCGTCTACGATCTCATCGCCCGTGCGGCGCCGAGCCGCGCCACCGTGCTGATCCAGGGGGAGAGCGGCACCGGCAAGGAGCTCGTCGCGCACGCGCTGCACCGCCGATCGGCGCGCGCCGACAAGCCGTTCGTCACCGTGAATTCCGGCAACCTGCCGCCCGATCTGCTCGAGTCCAATCTCTTCGGCCACGTCAAGGGTGCCTTCACCGGCGCCGTGTACCCGAAGAAGGGCCTCTTCGAGGTGGCGGACAAGGGGACGATCTTCTTCGACGAGATCGGCAATATCCCTCTCGACACCCAGGCGAAGCTGCTCCGCGTGATCCAGCAGCGGGAGTTCATGCGCCTCGGCGGCGTCGACACGATCAAGGTCGACGTGCGGATCATCGCGGCCACGAACGTGGATCTCCGTTCGATGGTCGAGGCGGGGGACTTTCGCGAGGATCTGTTCTATCGGCTGAACGTGATCTTCATCCAGTTGCCGCCGCTGCGGGATCGCAAGGACGACATCCCCCTGCTCGTCCAGCACTTCCTCGAGAAGTTCGTGGAGGAGAGCCGGAAGCCGCCCCTCGTGGTCACGCCCGAGGCGATGGATCGGCTGATGGCCTACGACTGGCCGGGCAACGTGCGGGAGCTCGAGAACGTCATCGAGCGCGCGGTCGTGCTCTGCGGCGACCGCGAGATCGGCCCCGACCTCATCCCCGATCACGTCAGCGCGTCACCGGCGCGCGGCGTGCCGGAGGTCGTCATCCCGGCCGAGGGCATTCACTTCCGCGAGGTCATCATCGGACACGAGCGCCGGTACATCGAGGCCGCACTCGAGGCGGCCGGCGGCGTCCAGAAGAAGGCCGCCGAGCTGCTGCACATCAAGGCGACCACGCTCAACGAGATGATGAAGCGCTACGACATCCGGCCGCGCCGGAAGCGGGGGGCTGGCGACGGCGACGAGCCGGCCGGGGAGGGGGCGGAGGACCCGTAA